One Obesumbacterium proteus DNA window includes the following coding sequences:
- the yieE gene encoding DNA-binding transcriptional regulator YeiE, with translation MHITLRQLEVFTEVLKCGSTTQASSALSLSQSAVSAALSDLETQLSVRLFDRVGKRLVVNEHGRLLYPKAMALLEQAGEIEHLFQSEAGALRIAASSTIGNYILPKMIAGYRRDFPAVPLELNVGNSRDVINAVADFRVDLGLIEGPCHMPDLLTQTWQQDELVVFAAPDHPLLQAPVTLDALAQAPWILREAGSGTREVVEHILLSHLSHFDLVMELGNSEAIKHAVRYGIGISCLSRRVIEEQLQTGVLVEVPVPLPRLNRALYLIHHRQKHMSKALERFLSYCS, from the coding sequence ATGCACATTACCTTGCGCCAGCTGGAAGTTTTTACCGAAGTTCTTAAATGTGGCTCGACGACTCAGGCATCGAGCGCGCTTTCCCTTTCTCAATCGGCGGTGAGCGCTGCGTTATCTGATTTGGAAACCCAGCTCTCGGTGCGTTTGTTTGACCGAGTAGGAAAGCGTTTAGTTGTTAATGAGCACGGGCGTTTGCTTTATCCCAAAGCCATGGCGTTACTGGAGCAGGCAGGTGAAATTGAACATCTGTTCCAAAGTGAAGCTGGTGCGCTGCGGATAGCGGCGAGCAGCACCATTGGTAACTATATTTTGCCAAAAATGATTGCAGGCTATCGTCGAGATTTTCCTGCGGTACCGCTTGAGCTGAACGTGGGCAATAGCCGAGATGTGATTAACGCGGTTGCTGATTTTCGTGTGGATTTAGGGCTGATTGAGGGGCCATGCCACATGCCTGATTTGTTAACTCAGACATGGCAACAAGATGAATTGGTGGTGTTTGCCGCGCCAGACCATCCACTTTTGCAAGCGCCGGTTACGTTAGACGCACTCGCTCAGGCGCCGTGGATCCTGCGTGAGGCTGGCTCGGGTACGCGTGAGGTGGTTGAGCATATTTTGCTATCGCATCTTTCGCACTTTGATTTAGTGATGGAGCTGGGAAACTCAGAGGCTATTAAACATGCGGTGCGTTACGGCATCGGCATTAGCTGTTTGTCGCGCCGCGTGATTGAAGAACAACTGCAAACGGGCGTACTGGTAGAAGTTCCGGTACCGCTGCCGCGCCTTAACCGCGCGCTTTATCTTATCCACCATCGCCAAAAACATATGTCTAAGGCGTTAGAACGTTTCTTAAGCTATTGCAGCTAG